A genome region from Tolypothrix sp. PCC 7712 includes the following:
- a CDS encoding M28 family peptidase gives MNLKARLQAYLSEIARERDPYMATAGHFFVQEYIRQQFSQWGSVEIHTFDVGGKICQNLILNLPPAATKQQRNLPPILIAAHYDGVPGTVAADDNATGVAVLLELASKFAAEPVKYPLRLVAFDMEEYGLLGSAEYAALLRQQQQPLRLMLSLEMLGYQDSTPGSQSYPPPLERFYPNTGDFIALIGNLRTIPDLISMSRNIRQAGIGSQWLPVPNRGLIVPQTRLSDHAPFWDAGYPAVMVTDTAFMRNPHYHKPSDTIASLDLDFLTSVCTGLEIAIRRL, from the coding sequence TTGAATTTAAAAGCACGTCTCCAAGCTTACCTATCAGAAATAGCGCGAGAACGCGATCCCTATATGGCGACAGCCGGACATTTTTTTGTCCAAGAATATATTCGTCAGCAATTTAGCCAATGGGGAAGTGTGGAAATCCACACCTTTGATGTTGGGGGAAAAATTTGTCAGAATCTTATTTTAAATTTGCCGCCAGCAGCTACAAAACAACAGCGAAATTTACCACCAATTTTAATAGCAGCTCACTATGATGGTGTACCGGGAACAGTAGCCGCTGATGATAATGCTACAGGTGTGGCGGTTCTGTTGGAATTGGCGAGCAAGTTTGCAGCTGAACCAGTTAAATATCCCTTGCGGCTGGTGGCTTTTGATATGGAAGAATATGGCTTATTAGGTAGTGCTGAATATGCAGCTTTATTACGCCAACAACAGCAACCACTACGCTTAATGTTGTCTTTAGAAATGTTGGGATATCAAGACTCTACTCCTGGTAGCCAAAGTTATCCCCCTCCCTTAGAACGCTTTTACCCCAATACTGGGGATTTCATTGCTTTAATTGGAAATCTGCGAACCATTCCTGACTTAATTAGCATGAGTCGCAATATTCGCCAAGCTGGTATAGGTAGCCAGTGGTTACCAGTTCCCAATCGCGGTTTAATTGTGCCGCAAACGAGACTTAGTGATCATGCACCTTTTTGGGATGCTGGCTATCCGGCAGTTATGGTGACAGATACGGCATTTATGAGGAACCCGCATTATCATAAACCAAGCGATACGATCGCGAGCTTAGATTTAGATTTTCTCACAAGTGTTTGTACAGGGCTAGAAATTGCTATTCGGCGGTTGTGA